The Caldisalinibacter kiritimatiensis genomic interval GTAGAGGTGGTACAAGAATATCAGCAAGAGAATTAAAAGAAGAAGTACGAATCGCAAAAAAAGCTATTGAAAAGAAAGCTGAAAAAATTAAAGAGGTTAATGATTCTTTAATGGGAAGGCTTGATGCAACAACATTGGAAAAACTTGAAAAAATGAGAAGAAATAAGTAAATCACCTTGACTCAGGTAATAATTTTAAGGTATAATAAACTTATGAAAATTAGGGACTTGTGACACTTTTTTGGAGGCGATGCTGGTGGGCTTAGGTGTAGATAATGAGGCGTGTGATGCGTTGGTTGACTCGGATGAAAATCCTTATGAGTTGATGCTAGATGAAGACGTAGTAGAGAATGCAAAAAACAATGATTTAAAGGCGTTAGAGTACTTAATAAAAAAATATAAGAATTTTGTAAGAGCAAAAGCTAGGTCATATTTTTTAATTGGTGCAGATAGAGAAGATATAATACAAGAAGGCATGATAGGCCTTTATAAGGCAATCCGTGATTTTAATAGGGACAAGCGGTCGTCCTTTAGAGCTTTTGCTGAATTATGTATTCAACGTCAGATAATTACAGCTATTAAAACGGCAACTAGACAAAAACATATACCGTTAAATTCTTATGTTTCATTAAATAAACCTATCTATGATGAAGAATCAGATAGAACTTTACTAGATGTATTATCAGGGGTTAAAATAACGGACCCAGAAGAATTAATTATAGGCAAAGAAGAATTGGAAAACATAGAAAATAAGATAGGTGAAATTTTAAGTGACTTAGAATGGCGGGTATTGATGGCGTACTTGCAAGGCAAATCATATCAAGAAATTTCAGAAGAGTTAAATAGACATGTTAAATCAATAGATAATGCTTTACAAAGAGTAAAAAGAAAACTCGAAAGATATTTAGAAGTTAGAGGAATATAACAAGAAGTATGTTAGAATATTTTGGTATTGACAAGAAAAT includes:
- the sigH gene encoding RNA polymerase sporulation sigma factor SigH: MGLGVDNEACDALVDSDENPYELMLDEDVVENAKNNDLKALEYLIKKYKNFVRAKARSYFLIGADREDIIQEGMIGLYKAIRDFNRDKRSSFRAFAELCIQRQIITAIKTATRQKHIPLNSYVSLNKPIYDEESDRTLLDVLSGVKITDPEELIIGKEELENIENKIGEILSDLEWRVLMAYLQGKSYQEISEELNRHVKSIDNALQRVKRKLERYLEVRGI